From the genome of candidate division WOR-3 bacterium, one region includes:
- the rpoN gene encoding RNA polymerase factor sigma-54, which yields MAEKGKNTYFSGIYPSLSAKLSLKTELKLTLHQKLFVELLPLTYLDLLNEVTVRAEENPLCEIEEEPQRESEEEDYELDDPEEEGNIQATEFSIENFEKNSDIDLEEVFNDSVKTQWDRDKEDFSPFSFLSSPNDGKENLKIQFHVQCQDKSLYYAGEFIIDSIGKDGYMTLNLADLSMISSESLENLKHALEIVKGLDPPGIGSYDLEESLKIQLERAGEKESLAYRIVSQGGLDYLKNKDYKALARLFKVSASDIAKANMRIKALDPRPGASIFQNSPQYIIPDFTISAEGEDLVISAIWRKEEIPFVKLKISRSQYNEIVQNMRAEIEKGQRDRKDLVDFERQYNEALFLSRLPRYIRDRENSIEKVVRAIVSRQLDYLKRTGPLKPLTEKEIAEETKLHPSTVSRIIQNKYIETENGLISLKSFFSTTVKSQFSSPKSSAQVQEIIKKIVGEENTLTPLTDDEISNVLKQKGFDVARRTVAKYRAVLGILPSNMRKKIDFPED from the coding sequence ATGGCTGAAAAAGGCAAGAATACTTATTTCTCCGGGATTTACCCTTCTCTCTCTGCAAAACTGTCCCTGAAAACTGAATTAAAACTGACGCTTCACCAGAAGCTTTTCGTTGAACTTCTTCCACTGACTTACCTCGACCTTTTAAACGAAGTGACTGTAAGGGCTGAAGAAAATCCACTCTGTGAAATTGAAGAAGAACCTCAAAGGGAATCCGAAGAAGAAGACTATGAATTAGATGATCCCGAGGAGGAAGGAAACATTCAAGCAACAGAATTTTCCATCGAAAATTTTGAAAAAAACAGCGATATTGACTTAGAGGAAGTTTTCAACGATTCGGTCAAAACTCAGTGGGACAGGGATAAAGAAGACTTTTCTCCTTTCTCTTTTCTTTCTTCCCCTAATGATGGAAAGGAAAATTTGAAAATCCAGTTTCATGTCCAATGCCAGGATAAATCTTTGTACTATGCGGGAGAGTTCATAATTGATTCCATAGGTAAAGATGGTTACATGACACTGAATTTAGCTGATCTATCGATGATATCATCTGAATCTCTCGAAAACCTCAAACACGCTTTGGAAATAGTCAAGGGTTTGGATCCTCCCGGGATAGGCAGTTATGACCTTGAGGAAAGCCTGAAAATCCAACTCGAAAGAGCTGGTGAGAAAGAATCTCTCGCATACAGGATTGTCAGCCAAGGAGGGCTTGACTATCTGAAGAACAAAGATTATAAAGCGTTGGCGCGTCTGTTTAAAGTCTCAGCTTCAGATATAGCCAAAGCAAACATGAGAATTAAAGCTCTTGATCCAAGACCCGGAGCTTCAATTTTTCAAAATTCACCCCAATATATCATACCTGACTTCACAATATCGGCAGAGGGAGAAGACCTCGTCATCTCGGCGATTTGGAGAAAAGAAGAAATTCCTTTCGTAAAATTGAAGATATCAAGGTCTCAATACAATGAGATAGTCCAAAATATGAGGGCGGAAATTGAAAAGGGGCAACGGGACAGAAAAGACCTTGTTGATTTCGAGAGACAATACAACGAAGCGCTCTTTTTGAGCAGGCTGCCCAGATATATTCGAGACAGGGAAAATTCTATTGAAAAGGTAGTGAGAGCTATCGTCAGCAGACAACTGGATTACCTAAAAAGAACCGGACCATTGAAGCCGCTGACAGAAAAAGAAATCGCTGAAGAAACTAAGCTTCACCCTTCGACGGTGTCGAGGATAATTCAGAACAAATACATCGAAACGGAGAATGGTCTGATCTCTCTGAAAAGTTTTTTCAGCACTACTGTAAAATCACAATTTTCTTCTCCCAAATCATCAGCCCAGGTGCAGGAGATAATAAAAAAAATCGTCGGAGAGGAAAATACCCTGACTCCTTTAACAGACGATGAAATTTCAAACGTTTTGAAACAAAAGGGTTTTGACGTTGCGAGGAGAACTGTTGCGAAATACAGAGCTGTTTTGGGTATTTTGCCCTCCAACATGAGAAAAAAAATTGATTTTCCCGAAGATTAA
- a CDS encoding acylphosphatase — protein MKKVIVSGDVQGVGFRYFVLKHCRRMNCRGWVRNLFDGTVEIVLDLKDEPLDDFLDYVKKESPGYVYGYNLEDIPDQNCKSFEIHF, from the coding sequence ATGAAAAAAGTAATAGTAAGCGGCGACGTCCAGGGCGTAGGTTTCAGATATTTTGTTTTAAAACACTGCAGGCGAATGAACTGCAGGGGTTGGGTCAGAAACCTATTCGACGGGACAGTAGAAATTGTATTAGATCTAAAAGACGAGCCTCTTGATGATTTTTTGGATTATGTTAAGAAAGAATCGCCAGGTTATGTTTATGGTTACAATTTAGAAGATATTCCAGACCAAAATTGCAAATCTTTCGAAATTCATTTTTAA
- a CDS encoding YtxH domain-containing protein, protein MSRDSNCLGEILVGFLAGAFVGAGVALLFAPYSGSETRGKIKGMASDISNKSVDLYGDAKDKFENFKEDVAKLVDEKIAKLHPKHQKSAE, encoded by the coding sequence ATGTCAAGAGATTCAAACTGCCTCGGTGAAATATTGGTTGGTTTTCTGGCGGGTGCTTTTGTCGGTGCCGGTGTTGCGCTGTTATTCGCCCCCTACAGCGGATCCGAGACGAGAGGAAAAATAAAAGGGATGGCTTCCGATATTTCAAATAAAAGCGTGGATTTATATGGAGACGCTAAAGATAAATTTGAAAATTTTAAGGAAGATGTCGCAAAACTGGTAGATGAAAAGATAGCCAAACTACATCCAAAACATCAGAAATCAGCAGAGTAA
- the gap gene encoding type I glyceraldehyde-3-phosphate dehydrogenase encodes MSVRVGINGFGRIGRLVLRNGINAPGVDFVAVNDITDSKTLAHLFKYDSVHKIFPGKVEVADSEIIVDGKKVKVIAEKDPTKLPWKELGVDIVVESTGIFTTRAKAAMHLEAGAKKVIISAPAKDTVDATIVMGVNHCVYDNSKHHVISNASCTTNCLAPVAKVLNDNFGIEKGLMTTIHSYTNDQKILDLPHKDLRRARSAALSMIPTSTGAAKAIGLVIPELDGKLNGIAIRVPTPDASLVDLVVRLKKPAEKDKINEMFIKAAEGPMKPYLQVSNEPLVSADFIGNPASSTVDLLSTMVLGDTVKVLSWYDNELGYSNTVIHLVDLISSKM; translated from the coding sequence ATGTCAGTCAGAGTTGGAATCAACGGGTTCGGAAGAATAGGAAGACTTGTACTTAGAAACGGAATAAACGCACCAGGTGTTGATTTTGTGGCGGTAAACGACATTACAGATTCGAAAACTTTAGCCCACCTTTTCAAATACGACAGCGTTCATAAAATTTTTCCAGGCAAAGTTGAAGTCGCTGATTCGGAAATAATCGTTGACGGCAAGAAAGTTAAAGTTATCGCGGAAAAAGATCCGACGAAATTGCCTTGGAAAGAACTCGGGGTTGATATAGTGGTCGAATCCACAGGTATATTTACTACGAGAGCAAAAGCCGCCATGCACCTTGAAGCGGGAGCAAAAAAAGTAATCATCTCGGCTCCCGCGAAAGACACTGTCGATGCGACGATTGTTATGGGCGTGAATCACTGTGTATACGACAATTCCAAGCATCATGTGATATCAAACGCTTCTTGTACCACGAATTGCCTCGCGCCGGTGGCTAAAGTCCTGAACGATAATTTCGGTATTGAAAAAGGACTTATGACTACGATACATTCCTACACCAATGACCAGAAAATTCTCGATTTACCTCATAAAGATTTGAGAAGGGCGAGAAGTGCAGCTCTATCCATGATTCCTACTTCAACGGGGGCTGCAAAGGCGATAGGTCTTGTCATACCGGAATTAGATGGAAAGCTCAACGGCATAGCTATACGAGTTCCAACTCCTGATGCGTCGCTTGTGGATCTGGTGGTGAGGTTGAAAAAACCTGCGGAAAAGGATAAGATCAACGAAATGTTTATCAAAGCCGCTGAAGGACCGATGAAACCCTACCTTCAGGTTTCTAATGAACCTCTTGTGTCTGCTGATTTTATAGGCAACCCGGCTTCGAGCACAGTCGATCTTCTTTCGACAATGGTGTTAGGAGATACTGTAAAAGTGTTATCCTGGTATGACAACGAACTGGGTTATTCCAATACAGTCATACACCTCGTGGATTTGATCTCAAGCAAGATGTAA
- a CDS encoding phosphoglycerate kinase — MKLDFLTLDDVDFHGKKVLLRGDFNVPLDKDTGEISDDTRLVESLETIKKLLSNNCAVIACSHLGRPKGGADPKFSLKPVAERFSRLLGEEVRFVTESVGHIAEKSAGETVPGQMLLLENLRFHPEEESNDPVFSKSLSSLAQIYVNDAFGTAHRAHASTYGAALVFRERSYALAGCLMKREVEYLTKAMKYYERPVVSIIGGSKITGKIELIENFARFADTILIGGGMVYTFLKAQGFEIGRSILDVKAMDMAKKIIREIGSEAKVNFILPKDSAVVEEISEGAEIEYCDNAEIPQNKIGVDIGPLSMRIFSKAIEDAKTIIWNGPMGIFEIESFSTGTKEVAAAVANATEKGSLSVIGGGDTASAVKKFGMENKFSHISTGGGASLEFMAGLPMPSLEALSKRGLS, encoded by the coding sequence ATGAAACTTGACTTTTTGACTCTCGACGATGTCGATTTTCACGGAAAAAAAGTATTGCTTCGGGGGGACTTTAATGTCCCCCTTGACAAAGATACAGGTGAAATAAGCGACGATACCAGGCTTGTTGAATCTCTCGAAACAATAAAAAAACTATTGTCAAATAACTGTGCTGTAATCGCTTGCAGCCATCTTGGCAGACCTAAAGGCGGGGCGGATCCTAAATTTTCGTTGAAACCTGTTGCGGAGAGATTCTCCAGACTTCTCGGTGAAGAAGTTCGATTCGTCACGGAGAGTGTAGGTCATATTGCCGAAAAAAGCGCGGGTGAAACTGTTCCCGGGCAAATGCTCCTTCTTGAGAATTTACGTTTTCATCCGGAAGAAGAATCTAACGATCCCGTTTTTTCTAAAAGCCTTTCATCGTTGGCCCAGATTTATGTCAACGATGCTTTTGGAACAGCTCATAGAGCGCACGCTTCAACATATGGAGCTGCGCTTGTTTTTAGAGAAAGAAGCTATGCTTTGGCGGGTTGCCTGATGAAGAGAGAAGTAGAGTATTTAACCAAAGCTATGAAATACTACGAAAGACCGGTCGTATCGATTATTGGCGGCTCAAAAATAACGGGAAAAATTGAGTTGATAGAGAATTTCGCGAGATTTGCCGACACAATACTGATAGGAGGAGGTATGGTCTATACCTTCTTAAAAGCGCAGGGATTTGAAATCGGAAGGTCTATACTCGATGTAAAAGCTATGGACATGGCGAAAAAGATCATAAGAGAAATAGGTTCTGAAGCAAAAGTTAATTTTATATTGCCGAAAGACAGTGCCGTGGTTGAAGAAATCAGTGAAGGCGCAGAAATAGAATATTGCGACAACGCAGAAATACCCCAAAACAAAATAGGCGTAGACATAGGACCACTGAGCATGAGGATATTCTCTAAAGCTATTGAGGACGCAAAGACAATAATATGGAACGGACCTATGGGAATATTCGAAATTGAAAGTTTTTCCACGGGAACAAAAGAAGTCGCGGCGGCTGTCGCAAACGCCACTGAAAAGGGATCTCTTTCCGTCATTGGTGGAGGGGACACTGCGTCGGCGGTGAAAAAATTTGGAATGGAAAACAAATTTTCTCATATTTCGACCGGGGGAGGAGCTTCCCTCGAGTTCATGGCAGGACTTCCAATGCCGTCCCTTGAAGCACTCTCTAAAAGAGGACTTTCATGA
- a CDS encoding triose-phosphate isomerase, protein MKFICGNWKMNGSFESTNLWAESAVKASIEFQRVQIGISPPFVFIEKAVKITQDSKVVVGAQNCFWKKNGAFTGEISPKFLKEVGCGFVILGHSERRTIFKETSEEISEKVKASIDEKLKVILCVGETEKEREEDQTFEIVGRQLEESLASCSPESARFIDIAYEPVWAIGTGKVATGDTAQEMHLFIRRFLNNKFGENDIRILYGGSVKPSNWAELCEKQDIDGALVGGVSLIPTDFKRIIQISNKGE, encoded by the coding sequence ATGAAGTTTATTTGCGGCAACTGGAAAATGAACGGGAGTTTTGAGAGCACAAATTTGTGGGCTGAGTCAGCCGTTAAAGCTTCTATTGAATTTCAAAGAGTTCAAATTGGAATTTCACCTCCGTTTGTGTTTATAGAAAAAGCAGTGAAAATAACACAAGATTCAAAAGTTGTTGTCGGAGCTCAGAATTGTTTTTGGAAAAAAAACGGGGCTTTCACAGGAGAAATTTCACCGAAGTTTCTGAAAGAGGTCGGATGCGGCTTTGTTATCCTCGGCCACTCCGAGCGGAGAACAATATTCAAAGAGACGAGTGAGGAAATATCAGAAAAGGTAAAAGCGTCTATTGACGAAAAATTGAAAGTAATACTTTGCGTGGGCGAAACCGAAAAGGAAAGGGAGGAAGATCAGACTTTCGAAATTGTCGGCAGACAACTCGAAGAATCTCTCGCCTCGTGTTCGCCCGAAAGCGCAAGGTTTATAGATATAGCTTATGAACCTGTGTGGGCAATTGGAACAGGGAAGGTGGCAACGGGCGATACGGCTCAGGAAATGCATTTATTCATTCGAAGATTTTTGAATAATAAATTTGGGGAAAACGACATCAGAATCCTATACGGAGGAAGCGTCAAGCCATCGAACTGGGCGGAACTTTGCGAAAAACAGGATATTGACGGAGCCCTTGTAGGTGGTGTAAGCTTAATTCCGACTGATTTCAAAAGAATAATCCAAATAAGCAACAAAGGAGAATGA
- the secG gene encoding preprotein translocase subunit SecG, with product MTLIGVLLSLHILISIVLIIVILIQQSQGEGLSGVFGGMGNTFFGGSGGTTFLIKVTIVLSVLFAVLTLSLVIFGSKKIYAGPESPAQNSSSGGGKIELQPYIGEYTDELIEEDTSGATTEDQEYYQSLLLTSDTIKDTFSTLENLEDTTGGITVPESSVAPESI from the coding sequence ATGACCTTGATAGGTGTATTGTTATCTCTGCATATTCTGATTTCTATTGTCTTGATAATCGTTATCTTGATTCAGCAATCTCAGGGCGAAGGCCTTTCAGGTGTTTTCGGTGGAATGGGTAATACATTTTTCGGAGGAAGCGGAGGTACAACTTTTTTAATTAAAGTTACAATAGTCCTTTCGGTATTGTTCGCCGTTCTCACTCTCAGTCTCGTGATTTTTGGTTCAAAGAAAATCTACGCCGGACCAGAAAGCCCCGCTCAGAATTCATCTTCCGGCGGGGGAAAAATCGAACTTCAACCTTACATCGGGGAATACACCGATGAGTTAATAGAAGAAGATACTTCCGGGGCTACAACAGAAGACCAGGAGTATTATCAATCTTTGTTATTGACATCAGATACAATAAAAGATACCTTTTCCACTTTGGAAAACTTGGAGGATACAACAGGTGGTATAACGGTGCCTGAAAGCAGTGTGGCGCCAGAATCTATCTGA
- the rplU gene encoding 50S ribosomal protein L21 — protein sequence MKIQKKYAIVELNSGVQEIVSEGDIVKVPGFISESGKQLEFDRVLFLRDGDKIKYGEPVISGIKVIGEIMAHKKGNKTRVFKMKSKKNYRRTAGSREYFTEVKISKIG from the coding sequence GTGAAAATACAAAAAAAATACGCGATAGTCGAGTTAAACTCTGGGGTTCAAGAGATTGTCTCAGAAGGTGATATTGTCAAAGTCCCCGGTTTTATAAGTGAATCGGGAAAACAGCTTGAATTTGACCGTGTTCTTTTTCTTCGAGACGGAGATAAAATTAAATACGGCGAACCGGTAATTTCCGGGATCAAAGTTATTGGCGAAATCATGGCGCATAAAAAAGGCAATAAAACGAGAGTTTTCAAGATGAAAAGCAAGAAAAACTACCGCAGAACAGCTGGTTCAAGGGAGTATTTCACTGAAGTAAAAATATCTAAAATCGGATAA
- the rpmA gene encoding 50S ribosomal protein L27 produces the protein MAHKKGVGSSRNGRDSNPKYLGVKRFSSEKVLAGTILVKQRGTPINPGDNVGKGRDDSLFALIDGIVRFENRKRKKFVSVFPEKSEIKRA, from the coding sequence ATGGCTCATAAAAAAGGTGTAGGTTCCAGTCGAAATGGAAGAGACTCAAATCCAAAATATCTTGGCGTGAAAAGGTTTTCGTCTGAAAAAGTCCTTGCGGGGACAATTTTGGTCAAACAGAGAGGAACGCCGATAAATCCAGGTGATAATGTAGGAAAAGGAAGGGATGACAGTTTGTTTGCCTTAATTGACGGTATAGTTAGATTTGAAAATCGAAAAAGGAAAAAATTCGTAAGCGTCTTTCCAGAAAAATCTGAAATCAAGCGGGCATAA
- a CDS encoding tetratricopeptide repeat protein produces MNFALLLLMAVSADIVPQNARDHIHNGLDYAYLEEYDSAFALFEKAVESSPTHPAGYFFLAYLCDLYNNDMLSDKYDDDFRQYSERVIQLCNLISEDDPVASNFFRGSMIFSQALNNAQRGNYLGALSLATPAYEELKKAFDAENSLHDAELGIGAYLFLRGKLETTIFGGNRLRDEGIMKIKNCAENGEYLDIAAKNLLSLLYLEMGKKHEAIATIMELINIYPSNRTFHWALLKCYLKTGDNEKIVETGLKLVTLINDGPEIPPGNLANVYYHIAQAYYNLDEKDKAEEYCLKVLNLPLDDYTRDFKKKAQDLARRI; encoded by the coding sequence ATGAATTTTGCATTGTTATTATTAATGGCCGTATCAGCGGATATAGTTCCGCAAAACGCGAGAGACCATATACACAACGGTCTTGATTACGCCTATCTCGAAGAATACGACAGCGCTTTTGCACTTTTTGAAAAAGCCGTTGAATCCTCGCCAACCCACCCCGCAGGGTATTTTTTTCTTGCTTATCTCTGCGATTTATACAACAACGATATGCTGTCAGATAAATACGATGATGATTTCAGGCAATATTCGGAAAGAGTCATTCAACTTTGCAATTTAATTTCTGAAGACGACCCAGTTGCTTCAAACTTCTTCAGAGGTTCCATGATATTTTCACAGGCACTGAACAACGCTCAGAGAGGCAACTATTTAGGAGCGCTTTCGCTGGCAACCCCCGCTTATGAAGAACTAAAAAAAGCTTTTGACGCTGAAAATTCTCTTCACGACGCCGAATTGGGTATCGGAGCTTATCTTTTTCTTCGCGGAAAACTTGAAACAACTATTTTCGGAGGAAACCGGCTAAGAGACGAAGGTATTATGAAAATAAAGAACTGCGCAGAAAACGGGGAATATCTCGATATCGCCGCTAAAAACCTTCTAAGCCTTCTCTATCTGGAAATGGGAAAGAAACATGAAGCAATAGCAACCATCATGGAACTCATAAACATCTATCCGTCAAACAGGACATTTCATTGGGCTCTTTTGAAATGCTATCTTAAAACCGGAGATAATGAAAAAATCGTGGAGACAGGGTTAAAACTTGTCACCTTGATTAATGACGGACCGGAAATTCCACCAGGAAATCTCGCAAACGTGTATTATCATATCGCCCAAGCGTATTATAACTTGGATGAAAAAGATAAAGCCGAGGAATACTGCTTAAAGGTTTTAAACCTCCCCCTCGATGATTATACAAGGGATTTCAAAAAGAAAGCTCAGGATTTAGCCAGAAGAATATAG
- the coaE gene encoding dephospho-CoA kinase (Dephospho-CoA kinase (CoaE) performs the final step in coenzyme A biosynthesis.), producing the protein MAGNKKNYHIAVTGKVGSGKSLASKFIQEMGFLLIDADLIGHKILENEEIAKKVKKIAGLEIILNGKIDRQKLGEIVFSDAEKIEALNSLSWPLIIKEIKRLTAENSRTVTDAALLSQWGIDDNFDLIIYINSSLDNIQSRLSKRGWSAAKIQSVLRNQNWTNIPNSYIIVENNGIPDALKKKILELILVRGAV; encoded by the coding sequence ATGGCAGGAAATAAAAAAAATTATCACATAGCGGTAACTGGAAAAGTCGGCTCGGGTAAATCTTTAGCCTCGAAATTCATTCAAGAAATGGGTTTTCTTCTCATAGACGCAGACCTTATAGGCCACAAAATTCTTGAAAACGAAGAAATAGCAAAAAAAGTAAAAAAAATCGCTGGGTTGGAAATCATCTTAAACGGGAAAATTGACAGGCAGAAACTAGGAGAAATCGTTTTTTCGGATGCGGAAAAAATTGAAGCTCTTAACTCTTTGTCATGGCCTTTGATTATAAAGGAAATAAAAAGACTCACTGCAGAGAATTCAAGAACTGTGACCGATGCGGCGTTGCTCTCTCAATGGGGGATCGACGATAATTTTGATCTAATAATCTACATAAATTCATCTTTGGACAATATCCAAAGCAGATTGTCAAAGCGGGGATGGAGCGCCGCCAAAATTCAATCCGTACTTAGAAATCAAAACTGGACAAATATCCCAAATTCCTACATTATAGTTGAGAACAACGGAATACCAGATGCTTTAAAAAAGAAAATACTTGAACTAATTTTAGTGAGAGGTGCTGTATGA
- the ispG gene encoding flavodoxin-dependent (E)-4-hydroxy-3-methylbut-2-enyl-diphosphate synthase, with amino-acid sequence MTERHSTKRKPKNAVKVGDVVIGGDSPIVVQSMTNTPTKNASATLDQVHSLHESGCQLVRVSVPDKESARSLTQIVKKAPCPIIADIHFDHELALRSIEAGAQKIRINPGNINSNIKVDKIIAALIEHGTAVRIGVNSGSLERELFKLYSANPPLALAKSAEKWTDYFTQKGVERIVVSIKSSSVPATVKANEIFSKINRVPLHLGITESGTVRSGTVFSSVGLGILLHEGIGDTIRVSLSGDPVEEVFVAKQILASLGLYDKLPRVIACPTCARCTYDVVNISKKIEHKLLKYKSNITVAVMGCQVNGPGEAKEADIGIAGGKNYVLLFKKGVVIAKIPKDTAEKTLWQEIKKIIT; translated from the coding sequence ATGACAGAAAGACACAGCACAAAAAGGAAACCTAAAAATGCCGTCAAAGTGGGCGATGTTGTAATTGGAGGCGATTCTCCGATCGTCGTCCAATCGATGACGAATACTCCCACCAAAAACGCAAGCGCCACCCTCGATCAAGTTCACAGTTTGCATGAGAGCGGATGCCAACTGGTCAGAGTCTCGGTTCCAGATAAAGAATCCGCCCGGTCTCTTACACAAATTGTCAAAAAAGCCCCATGCCCAATTATAGCCGACATTCACTTTGACCATGAACTCGCCCTGAGATCTATCGAGGCAGGAGCACAGAAAATCAGAATAAATCCGGGAAACATAAATTCCAACATAAAAGTCGACAAAATAATAGCAGCTCTAATCGAACACGGAACCGCTGTGAGAATTGGCGTAAATTCAGGTTCTCTCGAAAGGGAACTCTTCAAGCTCTATTCTGCTAACCCTCCCTTAGCTCTTGCAAAAAGCGCGGAAAAATGGACGGATTATTTCACGCAGAAAGGCGTTGAAAGGATTGTCGTCTCAATTAAATCATCCTCAGTTCCGGCGACGGTCAAGGCAAACGAGATTTTCTCAAAAATAAACAGAGTTCCTTTGCATCTTGGAATCACAGAATCAGGCACCGTGAGATCCGGTACAGTATTTTCATCTGTTGGACTGGGAATTTTACTTCATGAAGGGATAGGAGATACTATTAGAGTTTCTCTGTCGGGAGATCCTGTCGAAGAGGTATTTGTCGCAAAACAGATTCTCGCTTCTTTAGGTCTTTATGACAAACTTCCAAGGGTTATAGCCTGTCCAACATGCGCGAGGTGTACCTACGACGTTGTAAACATTTCAAAAAAAATCGAACACAAACTATTGAAATACAAAAGCAACATAACAGTTGCAGTCATGGGTTGCCAGGTAAACGGTCCAGGTGAAGCAAAGGAAGCCGACATTGGAATAGCGGGGGGCAAGAATTATGTCCTGTTGTTTAAAAAAGGAGTTGTAATAGCCAAAATACCGAAAGATACGGCTGAAAAGACCCTATGGCAGGAAATAAAAAAAATTATCACATAG
- the tsaD gene encoding tRNA (adenosine(37)-N6)-threonylcarbamoyltransferase complex transferase subunit TsaD: protein MVAPAFLTLGVETSCDDTSIAILSGRKILAHVKKEQSIHSDFGGVVPELASREHIKFLLPIFDNAVKVSGVSQDEIELVAVTRGPGLIGSLLSGFVFAKTWAWVHQKPYIGVNHLEGHVYAGLLDCPDIEFPFVSLIVSGGNTMLVLVRDHGDYKLLGSTRDDAAGEAIDKVGTLIGLQYPAGAEMEKLAKRGNKDFIRFPKPNLPNYEFSYSGLKTSVLYALREMSEEKIEEQKNNIALSFLASLFESLVEKSLSAVKHFKCDRLLLTGGVAANDILYEMARIECEKIGCCVFRPRKELCGDNAAMIAYLGQFKYAKQNGSDPFHLKADPRLKFV from the coding sequence ATGGTAGCGCCTGCATTTTTGACTTTGGGTGTTGAGACTTCATGCGATGACACTTCCATAGCCATCCTTTCGGGTAGAAAAATACTCGCGCACGTTAAAAAGGAGCAGAGTATTCATTCCGATTTCGGAGGTGTAGTCCCGGAACTAGCAAGCAGAGAGCATATAAAATTTCTTTTACCGATATTCGATAACGCGGTTAAAGTTTCAGGGGTATCGCAAGATGAAATTGAGCTGGTAGCGGTGACGCGAGGTCCGGGATTGATCGGTTCTCTTTTGTCTGGGTTTGTTTTCGCAAAAACATGGGCTTGGGTGCATCAAAAACCGTATATCGGCGTAAACCATCTCGAAGGTCATGTTTACGCAGGACTGCTCGATTGCCCGGACATCGAATTTCCTTTTGTATCCTTGATAGTTTCAGGAGGCAACACGATGCTTGTTCTCGTCAGGGATCATGGAGATTATAAACTACTCGGATCGACGAGAGATGACGCCGCCGGAGAAGCTATAGACAAGGTCGGAACATTGATTGGATTGCAATACCCGGCTGGAGCGGAAATGGAGAAACTCGCTAAAAGAGGGAATAAGGATTTCATAAGATTTCCCAAGCCGAATTTGCCAAATTATGAATTTAGTTATTCTGGTTTAAAGACATCGGTTTTGTATGCACTAAGAGAAATGAGTGAAGAGAAGATAGAAGAACAGAAAAACAACATAGCCCTGTCCTTCTTGGCTTCGCTTTTTGAATCTCTCGTTGAAAAGTCTCTTTCTGCAGTTAAGCATTTTAAATGCGATAGACTCCTGCTGACCGGGGGTGTAGCCGCTAACGATATTTTATACGAAATGGCGAGGATTGAATGCGAAAAGATAGGATGCTGCGTTTTCAGGCCCAGAAAGGAACTTTGCGGTGATAACGCGGCGATGATAGCATATTTGGGGCAGTTTAAATACGCAAAACAAAATGGATCGGATCCTTTTCATTTAAAAGCGGATCCTAGGTTGAAGTTTGTCTGA